The following are encoded together in the Arthrobacter sp. Y-9 genome:
- a CDS encoding phosphoglyceromutase → MTYTLILLRHGHSEWNAKNLFTGWVDVDLNDQGRAEAARSGELLVENNILPDVLYTSRLKRAINTANIALAEADRGWIDVKRDWRLNERHYGALQGKDKAQTLAEFGEEQFMEWRRSYDTPPPPLADDSEFSQVGDPRYADLGDAVPRTECLKDVLVRLLPYWESDIKADLKAGKTVLVTAHGNSLRALVKHLDGISDDDIAGLNIPTGIPLVYELDENFAPLTPGGRYLDPEAAAASIQAVANQGKK, encoded by the coding sequence ATGACGTACACCTTGATCCTGCTGCGCCATGGTCACAGCGAATGGAATGCCAAGAACCTCTTCACCGGTTGGGTGGATGTGGACCTCAACGATCAGGGCCGTGCCGAGGCCGCCCGCAGCGGTGAGCTGCTCGTGGAGAACAACATCCTGCCGGACGTCCTCTACACCTCCCGCCTCAAGCGCGCGATCAACACGGCGAACATCGCTCTGGCCGAGGCCGACCGCGGCTGGATCGACGTCAAGCGCGACTGGCGCCTGAACGAGCGCCACTACGGCGCCCTGCAGGGCAAGGACAAGGCCCAGACCCTCGCCGAGTTCGGTGAGGAGCAGTTCATGGAGTGGCGCCGCAGCTACGACACCCCGCCGCCGCCCCTGGCCGATGACTCCGAGTTCTCCCAGGTGGGCGATCCCCGGTACGCCGATCTCGGCGACGCCGTGCCCCGCACCGAGTGCCTCAAGGACGTCCTGGTCCGTCTGCTGCCGTACTGGGAGTCTGACATCAAGGCGGACCTCAAGGCCGGCAAGACCGTCCTGGTCACGGCCCACGGCAACTCACTGCGTGCGCTCGTGAAGCACCTCGACGGCATCTCGGATGACGACATCGCAGGCCTGAACATCCCCACGGGCATCCCGCTCGTCTACGAACTGGACGAGAACTTCGCCCCCCTCACCCCGGGCGGCCGCTACCTGGATCCCGAGGCCGCCGCGGCTTCGATCCAGGCCGTCGCCAATCAGGGCAAAAAGTAA
- the tmk gene encoding dTMP kinase — translation MTTSANGTGLFIAFEGGDGAGKSTQSRLLAEALRGRGMVVVQTREPGGTEIGEKLRSLVLDHGHGEIDPRTEALMYAAARAAHVEQLIRPALARGEAVITDRYIDSSVAYQGIGRGLGTQEVRDLNAWATGSLWPDFTVVLDVDPVEGRARRAPGGEDRLESEPDAFHAQVRAAYLEAAAAAPERYLVIDARQDVQEIAGQILGRVEQVLAAHGTTATAGSVPGSPGGRA, via the coding sequence GTGACTACCAGCGCAAACGGAACCGGCCTGTTCATCGCCTTCGAAGGCGGCGACGGCGCCGGAAAGTCCACCCAGAGCCGGCTGCTGGCCGAGGCACTGCGGGGACGCGGCATGGTGGTCGTCCAGACCCGGGAACCGGGTGGCACCGAGATCGGTGAGAAACTCCGCTCCCTGGTCCTGGATCACGGGCACGGCGAGATCGATCCCCGCACCGAAGCCCTCATGTACGCCGCGGCGCGCGCGGCCCATGTGGAACAGCTCATCCGTCCGGCCCTCGCCCGTGGCGAGGCCGTCATCACGGACCGGTACATCGACTCCTCGGTCGCCTATCAGGGCATCGGGCGCGGGCTCGGGACGCAGGAGGTCCGCGACCTCAACGCCTGGGCCACCGGCTCCCTGTGGCCGGATTTCACCGTGGTCCTGGACGTGGACCCGGTCGAAGGACGTGCCCGCAGGGCCCCCGGCGGCGAGGACCGCCTCGAGTCCGAGCCCGACGCCTTCCACGCTCAGGTCCGGGCCGCCTATCTGGAAGCAGCCGCTGCCGCGCCCGAGCGCTACCTCGTGATCGACGCCCGTCAGGATGTGCAGGAGATCGCCGGTCAGATCCTGGGCCGCGTGGAGCAGGTCCTTGCGGCCCATGGCACGACGGCCACGGCAGGTTCCGTCCCGGGATCCCCGGGGGGACGCGCGTGA
- a CDS encoding HAD-IA family hydrolase has protein sequence MTVNPVAGRTTAQDITGRAGCLRLAVVDMSGTTVTDGGLIDEALRDAFLDAGEDPEGQRFGSMMDYAHSAMGLSKLGVFRQLYEGEPERALLANAVFEKSYDRLVARGGVQAIPGARETMEWLREAGMQLCLVTGFGRHTQNTILESLGWMGLADLSLCPEDAGRGRPHPDMILTAVLALDLDDVREVLVVGDTTADIQSGLRAGAGLVTGVLSGAHSEFALRAAGADAVVPSIRDIPGLLREGSRPLLGGGQL, from the coding sequence ATGACCGTGAACCCGGTTGCGGGACGGACCACCGCCCAGGACATCACCGGCAGGGCTGGCTGCCTGCGGCTCGCCGTCGTCGACATGTCCGGCACCACGGTCACGGACGGAGGCCTCATCGACGAGGCCCTCCGCGACGCCTTCCTCGATGCCGGGGAGGACCCGGAGGGCCAGCGTTTCGGATCCATGATGGACTACGCGCACAGCGCCATGGGCCTGTCCAAGCTCGGGGTCTTCCGGCAGCTGTACGAGGGAGAGCCGGAGCGCGCCCTCCTGGCCAATGCCGTGTTCGAGAAGTCCTATGACCGGCTCGTGGCCCGGGGCGGCGTCCAGGCGATCCCCGGCGCGCGGGAGACCATGGAATGGCTCCGCGAGGCGGGGATGCAACTGTGCCTGGTGACCGGCTTCGGACGGCACACGCAGAACACCATCCTGGAATCCCTCGGGTGGATGGGCCTGGCCGATCTGAGCCTGTGCCCGGAGGACGCCGGACGAGGCCGCCCTCATCCGGACATGATCCTCACCGCGGTCCTCGCCCTCGACCTGGACGACGTCCGCGAGGTCCTCGTCGTGGGGGACACGACGGCGGACATCCAGTCGGGACTCCGGGCCGGCGCCGGGCTCGTCACCGGGGTGCTGAGCGGCGCGCATTCCGAGTTCGCCCTGAGGGCCGCGGGCGCTGACGCGGTGGTCCCGTCGATCCGGGACATCCCCGGTCTCCTGCGGGAGGGGAGCCGGCCACTGCTCGGTGGCGGCCAGCTCTGA
- a CDS encoding DNA polymerase III subunit delta' → MTVFDELRGQDAAVTQLRRAAAGDGMTHAWLFTGPPGSGRSNAATAFAAALNCEQPDPAQRGCGQCHACRTILGETHPDVQHVRTEKVTITIDEARELVSTAGNHPASGRWRIIIVEDADRMAERTTNVLLKAIEEPTARTVWMLCAPSPADVLVTIRSRCRSVGLRLPAVDDVAALLVTRDGVEPALAASAARMAQSHVGIARRLARDADARQRRLDTVRFPLALKGITSAVLMAERLMSIATAEADSSNAERDATERAALLGSLGLEEGATVPPALRSQLKRLEEDQKRRGKRSVTDSLDRTLTDLLSFYRDVLILQVGATGSLVNEEIRADIEAFAADGTPEQTLARIDAINLTRRRLVTSNVAPLLALEGMAAGLV, encoded by the coding sequence GTGACGGTCTTCGACGAACTCCGCGGGCAGGACGCCGCGGTCACCCAGCTCCGGCGAGCGGCCGCGGGTGACGGGATGACCCACGCCTGGCTGTTCACGGGTCCTCCCGGCTCGGGCCGGTCCAATGCGGCCACGGCCTTCGCCGCCGCGCTGAACTGCGAGCAGCCCGACCCCGCCCAGCGCGGCTGCGGCCAGTGCCACGCCTGCCGGACGATCCTCGGGGAAACCCACCCGGATGTGCAGCACGTCCGCACGGAGAAGGTCACCATCACGATCGACGAGGCCCGGGAACTGGTCTCGACCGCCGGCAACCACCCGGCCTCCGGACGCTGGCGCATCATCATCGTGGAGGACGCGGACCGCATGGCCGAGCGGACCACGAACGTCCTGCTCAAGGCCATCGAGGAACCCACCGCGCGCACCGTCTGGATGCTCTGCGCGCCCTCCCCCGCTGATGTGCTGGTCACGATCCGGTCCCGCTGCCGCAGCGTCGGTCTGCGCCTGCCCGCGGTGGACGACGTCGCCGCCCTGCTCGTGACGCGCGACGGCGTGGAGCCGGCTCTCGCGGCGAGCGCGGCGCGCATGGCGCAGAGTCACGTCGGGATCGCCCGCCGTCTGGCCCGCGACGCCGACGCCCGGCAGCGGCGCCTGGACACCGTCCGGTTCCCCCTTGCCCTGAAGGGCATCACCTCCGCGGTGCTCATGGCCGAGCGGCTCATGTCGATCGCGACCGCCGAGGCTGACAGTTCGAATGCCGAGCGGGACGCCACCGAGCGCGCGGCCCTCCTGGGATCGCTGGGCCTCGAGGAGGGCGCCACCGTGCCGCCCGCCCTGCGCAGCCAGCTCAAGCGCCTCGAGGAGGACCAGAAGCGCCGGGGGAAGCGGTCCGTGACGGACTCGCTCGACCGGACCCTGACCGATCTCCTCTCCTTTTACCGGGACGTGCTCATCCTGCAGGTGGGCGCCACCGGATCACTCGTGAATGAGGAGATCCGCGCGGACATCGAGGCCTTCGCGGCCGACGGGACGCCGGAGCAGACTCTGGCCAGGATCGATGCCATCAACCTCACCCGGAGGCGGCTGGTCACGAGCAATGTGGCCCCTCTGCTGGCGCTGGAAGGCATGGCGGCGGGGCTGGTCTAG
- the phoU gene encoding phosphate signaling complex protein PhoU encodes MRKAFQDELAQVGDELVEISKLVAIAIQNATQAFETADVDLAQDVIAADARIDFLQNALDEKAIDILALQGPVASDLRMIVSSLRMSASLERMGDLARHIAQLTRLRYPAQVIPESLQTTFRTFAELDIQIANKVAELLETHDLNVARQIVRLNLEVDELHAGVFQAVAAADWTGNASTSVDVALASRYFERFADHGVSVARKVSYLVNGEWQPEEIGGA; translated from the coding sequence GTGCGCAAGGCTTTCCAGGATGAGCTCGCCCAGGTGGGCGATGAGCTCGTTGAAATCTCCAAGTTGGTGGCGATCGCCATCCAGAACGCCACGCAGGCCTTCGAAACCGCTGATGTGGACCTCGCCCAGGACGTGATCGCCGCGGACGCCCGCATCGACTTCCTGCAGAACGCCCTCGACGAGAAGGCCATCGACATCCTGGCCCTCCAGGGCCCCGTCGCGAGCGACTTGCGCATGATCGTCAGCTCCCTGCGCATGAGCGCCTCCCTCGAGCGCATGGGCGACCTCGCCCGCCACATCGCCCAGCTCACGCGTCTCCGGTACCCCGCGCAGGTCATCCCGGAGTCCCTGCAGACCACCTTCCGGACCTTCGCCGAGCTGGACATCCAGATCGCGAACAAGGTGGCCGAACTCCTCGAGACCCACGACCTGAACGTCGCCCGCCAGATCGTCCGCCTCAACCTCGAGGTGGACGAACTGCACGCCGGCGTCTTCCAGGCCGTCGCCGCCGCCGACTGGACCGGCAACGCCTCCACCTCGGTGGACGTCGCCCTGGCCAGCCGCTACTTCGAGCGCTTCGCCGACCATGGCGTCTCCGTCGCCCGCAAGGTCAGCTACCTCGTCAACGGCGAGTGGCAGCCGGAGGAGATCGGCGGCGCCTGA
- a CDS encoding glycosyltransferase family 39 protein yields MFVLIPGFWVPSLWTDEAATASAVGRGWRELSAMLGNIDVVHGVYYVLTKLVTDAFGISEFTLRILSLLAAAATVFVTVLTGRRLAGTSAGVLGGIVLVFLPRFEFAATDGRSYSLNMLASVLMVYCAVRLRASGSWKAAGGVAAASLFATGLSFYSVMMPLVLLTMLFVDEALRDQWKKLTIALVPALLAALGLALAASNQKFQVSWIPGIDGYTFLDVFFLQWFGDGVVWPRVPLTTPVIWQEAVATPALCLLGVAATVLACVLGDRRLTRFYLFWIFIPTFLAVAASLVMGASYYLPRYLSFTVPGVALLMGYGILVTARAAGPRRRVASLLLAAVTAFGTLYVTSQRTEFERASSDDFRFVSDVMGHHAKAGESFVASMGDDLFLAAYPAAFEGLHDLTLDETAAHRGLIFNQRIGIVHRVKLLQQQRVVWSIHKTAKPEQDTFLKAHGFVEAQSWRGPVHSVVKFIRR; encoded by the coding sequence TTGTTCGTCCTGATTCCCGGCTTCTGGGTTCCTTCGCTCTGGACGGATGAGGCTGCTACGGCCAGTGCTGTGGGCCGAGGCTGGCGCGAGCTCTCGGCGATGCTCGGGAACATCGACGTCGTTCACGGCGTGTACTACGTGCTCACCAAACTCGTCACCGATGCTTTCGGGATCTCCGAATTCACCCTCAGGATTCTGAGCCTACTGGCGGCCGCCGCCACGGTCTTCGTCACCGTGCTGACGGGACGGAGGCTGGCCGGGACCAGCGCCGGAGTCCTGGGCGGGATCGTGCTGGTCTTTCTGCCGCGGTTCGAGTTCGCCGCGACCGACGGACGCTCATACTCACTGAACATGCTGGCCAGCGTGCTGATGGTGTACTGCGCCGTGAGACTTCGGGCGTCTGGAAGCTGGAAGGCCGCAGGGGGCGTCGCCGCAGCTTCCCTGTTCGCAACCGGGCTGTCGTTCTACAGCGTGATGATGCCTCTGGTCCTGTTGACGATGCTTTTCGTGGACGAGGCTCTGCGGGACCAGTGGAAGAAGCTCACGATAGCGCTGGTCCCTGCCCTTCTGGCCGCGCTGGGGCTGGCCCTCGCCGCATCCAATCAGAAATTTCAGGTGTCCTGGATTCCCGGAATCGACGGCTACACATTCCTGGACGTCTTCTTCCTGCAGTGGTTCGGGGACGGGGTCGTCTGGCCCAGGGTCCCCCTGACGACCCCTGTGATCTGGCAGGAAGCCGTGGCGACCCCCGCCCTCTGTCTTCTCGGGGTCGCGGCGACGGTCCTGGCCTGCGTGCTCGGTGACAGGCGTCTGACCCGCTTCTATCTCTTCTGGATCTTCATCCCGACGTTCCTCGCCGTCGCGGCGTCGCTGGTGATGGGCGCCAGCTACTATCTGCCGCGGTACCTCTCATTCACGGTGCCAGGAGTCGCCCTGCTGATGGGGTACGGGATTCTCGTCACCGCACGGGCGGCCGGACCACGACGCCGGGTGGCAAGTCTCCTGCTCGCTGCGGTGACGGCATTCGGCACGCTGTATGTCACGAGTCAGCGCACCGAATTCGAACGGGCCTCCAGCGACGACTTTCGATTCGTCAGCGATGTCATGGGCCATCACGCCAAGGCCGGTGAGTCGTTCGTCGCCTCGATGGGCGATGACCTCTTCCTCGCGGCCTACCCCGCCGCGTTCGAGGGCTTGCATGACCTCACCCTGGACGAAACGGCCGCACATCGAGGCCTGATCTTCAATCAAAGAATCGGGATCGTTCATCGGGTGAAACTGTTGCAGCAGCAGCGGGTGGTCTGGTCGATCCACAAGACCGCCAAACCCGAACAGGACACCTTCCTCAAAGCCCACGGTTTCGTGGAGGCGCAGAGCTGGCGGGGGCCGGTCCACAGCGTGGTGAAGTTCATCCGCCGCTGA
- a CDS encoding ATP-binding protein — MLIGVVAGLVGLCLGVFGVLAFRASEHQRTLVDDELDEAQLPEGAAEVLSVLGRAFVIVDDIDGVVRASPAAYAYGLVRGHTVVHHQLLEMTAKVRRDGVVLEGEFELPRGPLGAGSIIVQVRAAVLGDEYVLLLADDRTEITRTEEIRNDFVANVSHELKTPVGAISLLAEALEDSSDDEVAVRRFAKRMHKEASRLADLVQDIIELSRLQGANIALQGTVVDINHVIADAVDRSKLPAESKNITLVVGSAGTDARVFGDPDLLTTAFRNLIDNAIRYSPENTRVGIGIRSREGLIAVSVTDQGDGISPEDQERVFERFYRVDAARSRATGGTGLGLSIVKHVVSNHGGEVSVWSQPGQGSTFTVRLPEMEGRESSDDAGSPEEAPEAGRTGHRNAHQSSAHHEGVQA, encoded by the coding sequence CTGCTCATCGGCGTCGTCGCGGGCCTTGTCGGCTTGTGCCTCGGTGTCTTCGGCGTCCTCGCGTTCCGTGCGAGTGAACATCAGCGCACCCTGGTGGATGACGAGCTGGACGAGGCTCAGCTTCCCGAAGGCGCCGCCGAAGTCCTGAGCGTCCTGGGCCGGGCCTTCGTGATCGTGGACGACATCGACGGCGTGGTCCGCGCCAGCCCGGCGGCCTACGCCTACGGCCTGGTGCGCGGTCACACCGTGGTGCACCATCAGCTGCTGGAGATGACCGCCAAGGTGCGGCGCGACGGCGTCGTCCTGGAAGGCGAATTCGAGCTGCCTCGCGGCCCGCTCGGCGCCGGCTCCATCATCGTGCAGGTGCGCGCCGCCGTCCTCGGGGACGAGTATGTGCTGCTGCTCGCCGATGACCGCACGGAGATCACGCGCACCGAGGAGATCCGCAACGACTTCGTCGCGAATGTCTCCCACGAGCTGAAGACCCCGGTGGGCGCCATCTCGCTGCTCGCCGAGGCGCTCGAGGACTCCTCGGATGACGAGGTGGCCGTGCGCCGGTTCGCCAAGCGCATGCACAAGGAGGCGTCGCGGCTCGCTGACCTGGTGCAGGACATCATCGAACTGTCCCGGCTGCAGGGGGCGAACATCGCGCTGCAGGGCACCGTGGTGGACATCAACCACGTGATCGCCGACGCCGTGGACCGGTCCAAACTTCCCGCGGAGAGCAAGAACATCACGCTCGTGGTCGGCAGCGCGGGCACGGACGCCCGCGTCTTCGGAGATCCGGACCTGCTGACCACGGCTTTCCGCAATCTCATCGACAACGCCATCCGGTACTCGCCGGAGAACACCCGGGTGGGCATCGGCATCCGCTCCCGGGAAGGCCTCATCGCGGTCTCGGTCACCGATCAGGGCGATGGCATCTCCCCGGAGGACCAGGAACGCGTCTTCGAACGGTTCTACCGGGTGGACGCCGCCCGTTCCCGCGCCACCGGCGGCACGGGGCTGGGGCTCAGCATCGTCAAGCACGTCGTGTCCAATCACGGTGGAGAAGTGTCCGTCTGGTCCCAGCCGGGCCAGGGATCCACGTTCACCGTCCGCCTTCCCGAGATGGAGGGCCGTGAGTCCTCGGACGACGCGGGAAGTCCGGAAGAAGCCCCTGAGGCCGGGAGGACCGGCCACCGCAATGCTCATCAAAGCAGCGCTCATCACGAAGGAGTCCAGGCGTGA
- a CDS encoding alpha/beta hydrolase: MRQSVKGTAASTGRDPRKGPARAGLFAAVVASVAVLALSLSGCVTIPAPGTTSKAPASSSQQEGLSDGAPAELKDFYGQKVNWTSCEHDASCASVRVPTDYDNPGKGSIEIALIKIAATGKSQGSLFINPGGPGGSGFDFVNESAQWILSDEIRSNFDLIGFDPRGVKRSAPVTCLTDQERDAQRAEYFDPSTADGLALAVKEQRDTNEACQQKTGPVLSHVDTASAAKDLDILRAALRNDKLNYLGYSYGTFLGSTYATLFPDRVGRMVLDGALDATLTQSQLTVGQAKAFERSLRVFVEWCQRNSGCPLSDGVDAGIARIQKLLAEYEKNPQPANDGRLVTVNSFVSGLIVPLYSSSSWPTLRQALAQALVGDPSPMMQLADFGADRDSQGKYTSNSSFAFNAINCLDYTPDSSESDMRKEAQELQKVSPTLGKYMAYGGISCEGLKTTGIRKVAPASYSGKAPIVVIGTTGDPATPYEWAGNLRKQLGNASLVTWEGEGHTAYGRAGDCITNAVDDYFVKGTTPDDGLRCT; encoded by the coding sequence ATGAGGCAGAGCGTGAAGGGCACTGCGGCGAGCACGGGGCGGGACCCCCGGAAGGGGCCGGCGCGTGCCGGGCTGTTCGCCGCCGTCGTCGCCTCCGTGGCCGTGCTGGCACTGAGCCTGAGCGGCTGCGTGACCATTCCGGCGCCCGGGACGACGTCCAAGGCTCCCGCGTCCAGCAGCCAGCAGGAAGGCCTGAGCGATGGCGCTCCGGCCGAACTGAAGGACTTCTACGGCCAGAAGGTCAACTGGACGTCGTGTGAGCACGATGCGAGCTGCGCTTCGGTCAGGGTTCCCACCGACTACGACAACCCCGGCAAGGGGAGCATCGAGATCGCCCTGATCAAGATCGCCGCCACGGGCAAGTCCCAAGGTTCGCTCTTCATCAACCCCGGCGGTCCGGGCGGGTCCGGCTTCGACTTCGTCAACGAGTCAGCCCAGTGGATCCTGAGCGATGAGATCAGGTCCAATTTCGATCTGATCGGCTTCGATCCGCGCGGGGTGAAGCGTTCCGCCCCCGTCACCTGCCTCACCGATCAGGAGCGGGACGCTCAGCGCGCCGAGTACTTCGACCCGAGCACCGCGGACGGTCTGGCACTGGCCGTCAAGGAGCAGCGCGACACGAACGAGGCGTGCCAGCAGAAGACCGGACCGGTCCTGTCGCATGTGGACACCGCGAGCGCCGCCAAGGATCTCGACATCCTGCGGGCCGCGCTCCGCAATGACAAGCTCAACTATCTCGGGTACTCCTACGGGACGTTCCTCGGATCGACCTATGCCACGCTGTTCCCGGACCGGGTGGGCCGGATGGTCCTGGACGGCGCCCTGGACGCGACCCTGACGCAGTCGCAGCTGACCGTGGGCCAGGCGAAGGCCTTCGAGCGGAGCCTCCGGGTGTTCGTCGAATGGTGCCAGCGCAACTCGGGCTGCCCGCTCAGTGACGGGGTCGACGCCGGGATCGCCCGTATCCAGAAGCTCCTGGCCGAGTACGAGAAGAACCCGCAGCCCGCCAATGACGGCCGTCTCGTGACGGTGAACAGCTTCGTCTCGGGCCTGATCGTCCCGCTCTACAGCAGCTCGAGCTGGCCCACCCTGCGTCAGGCCCTCGCCCAGGCGCTCGTGGGGGATCCTTCGCCGATGATGCAGCTGGCGGACTTCGGCGCCGACCGGGATTCCCAGGGCAAGTACACGTCCAACAGTTCCTTCGCCTTCAATGCGATCAACTGCCTGGACTACACGCCGGACTCCTCCGAGAGCGACATGCGCAAGGAGGCCCAGGAACTCCAGAAGGTCTCCCCCACCCTCGGCAAATACATGGCCTACGGCGGCATCTCCTGTGAAGGACTGAAGACCACCGGCATCCGCAAGGTGGCCCCGGCCTCTTACAGCGGCAAGGCGCCGATCGTCGTCATCGGCACCACCGGCGACCCGGCCACCCCCTACGAATGGGCCGGCAACCTGCGCAAGCAGCTGGGCAACGCCTCCCTCGTCACCTGGGAGGGCGAGGGCCACACCGCCTACGGCCGCGCGGGAGACTGCATCACCAATGCAGTGGACGACTACTTCGTGAAGGGCACGACGCCGGACGACGGTCTGCGCTGCACTTGA
- a CDS encoding aminotransferase class I/II-fold pyridoxal phosphate-dependent enzyme, which translates to MRESLDLSPDSLVVAAGRPDRERDAPVNPSVVLSSTFIGTGPLGAGDRGYGRYANPTWEAFEEVLGRLEGSAEPALLFSSGLAAVSAALSLVPLGGVVVMPGHSYAGTVQMATELAEKGLFTLRLVDIADTGAVLTALGADGRTADLLWLESPTNPMLGVADLPALIAAGRDQGALVVVDNTFCTPLVQQPLLLGADLVLHSVTKYLAGHSDVVLGALVARESGLRDTLLHHRALHGSIAGPWEAWLALRGLRTLALRVERSQASAQVLAERLAAHPAVDRVRFPGLPGDPGHERAAAQLKGFGSILAIEVAASGGRSGAENADALVRALRLWVPATSLGGVESLIERRRRHVAEPASVPDNLVRLSVGIESAEDLWADLSQALDALPGHGG; encoded by the coding sequence ATGCGTGAATCCCTGGACCTCAGCCCCGACTCCCTCGTGGTCGCCGCCGGCCGCCCGGACCGGGAACGGGACGCACCCGTGAACCCTTCCGTGGTGCTCTCCTCCACGTTCATCGGCACAGGACCGCTCGGCGCCGGGGACCGCGGCTACGGCCGCTACGCGAATCCCACCTGGGAGGCGTTCGAGGAGGTCCTGGGGCGGCTGGAGGGATCCGCCGAGCCGGCGCTGCTCTTCTCCTCGGGACTGGCCGCCGTGAGCGCGGCACTGTCCCTCGTGCCGCTCGGCGGGGTCGTGGTGATGCCGGGGCATTCCTACGCGGGCACCGTGCAGATGGCCACCGAACTCGCGGAGAAGGGGCTTTTCACCCTGCGGCTCGTGGACATCGCCGACACGGGCGCCGTCCTGACGGCTCTGGGCGCCGACGGCCGCACGGCGGACCTGCTCTGGCTCGAAAGTCCCACGAATCCGATGCTCGGAGTCGCCGACCTGCCCGCACTCATCGCCGCGGGCCGGGATCAGGGGGCGCTCGTGGTGGTGGACAACACCTTCTGCACGCCGTTGGTCCAGCAGCCCCTGCTCCTGGGGGCGGATCTGGTGCTGCACTCGGTCACCAAGTACCTTGCGGGCCACTCAGACGTGGTGCTCGGCGCGCTGGTCGCCCGGGAGTCCGGTCTGCGGGACACGCTCCTGCATCACCGCGCGCTCCACGGATCCATCGCCGGCCCCTGGGAGGCCTGGCTCGCGCTGCGGGGCCTGCGGACCCTCGCTCTCCGGGTCGAGCGCTCACAGGCCAGCGCGCAAGTCCTCGCGGAGCGGCTCGCCGCGCACCCCGCTGTGGACCGTGTCCGGTTCCCGGGCCTTCCGGGCGACCCCGGCCACGAACGCGCAGCGGCCCAGCTGAAGGGTTTCGGCTCCATCCTGGCCATCGAGGTGGCGGCGTCCGGCGGACGCAGCGGCGCGGAGAACGCAGACGCTCTCGTGCGGGCCCTGCGCCTCTGGGTGCCGGCCACCTCCCTGGGCGGTGTGGAGTCCCTCATCGAACGACGACGGCGCCACGTCGCCGAGCCCGCCAGCGTCCCGGACAACCTCGTGCGGCTGAGCGTCGGCATCGAAAGCGCGGAGGACCTCTGGGCGGATCTGTCCCAGGCGCTCGACGCGCTGCCGGGCCACGGAGGATAG
- a CDS encoding DUF2516 family protein, translated as MSGQLLISYATMAVYFVMSLVAFGLEAWAFIDALIRKPGDFEAAMKRSKGFWLAVTGAAAAVGLLSVLSRSGGLGLFALVAVTASCVYLADVRPAIKDLRRGGYNSW; from the coding sequence GTGAGCGGACAGTTGTTGATCTCCTATGCCACCATGGCCGTCTACTTCGTGATGAGCCTGGTGGCCTTCGGGCTGGAGGCCTGGGCCTTCATCGACGCCCTGATCCGGAAGCCCGGGGACTTCGAGGCCGCCATGAAGCGCAGCAAGGGATTCTGGCTCGCCGTGACCGGGGCGGCCGCCGCGGTCGGCCTGCTGTCCGTCCTCTCCAGGTCGGGTGGCCTGGGCCTGTTCGCGCTCGTCGCCGTGACCGCGTCCTGCGTCTACCTCGCCGACGTCCGCCCCGCCATCAAGGATCTCCGCCGCGGAGGCTACAACAGCTGGTGA
- a CDS encoding class I SAM-dependent methyltransferase yields MVQKSERLRAPGRAAGRTGRPLGNVTRGTTNPNRMRRVDRWITGTQAWRFRGAEAPLAVDLGYGASPRTAIELFERLRTVDPGFRLTGVEIEPGRVARALEEARPGLDFRLGGFELPVDEPPVLVRAFNVLRQYDEGDVAAIWDTLRSRLAPGGLVVEGTCDELGRTASWVALDGDGPLSLHLSVHFGSLELPSQTAERLPKALIHRNVPGERIHTFLNAADQAWLAAAPLASFGKRQRWMRMCEALREAGWPLLDGPHRFRLGELSVAWDAVAPGA; encoded by the coding sequence GTGGTCCAGAAATCCGAACGTCTCCGCGCCCCCGGCCGCGCCGCGGGCAGGACCGGGAGACCCCTGGGCAATGTCACCCGCGGGACCACCAATCCCAACCGGATGCGCCGCGTCGACCGATGGATCACCGGCACGCAGGCCTGGCGGTTCCGGGGCGCCGAGGCCCCCTTGGCCGTCGACCTCGGCTACGGGGCGAGCCCGCGCACGGCGATCGAGCTGTTCGAACGGCTCCGCACGGTGGATCCCGGCTTCCGGCTCACCGGGGTGGAGATCGAGCCGGGCCGCGTGGCCAGGGCTCTGGAGGAGGCACGGCCGGGTCTGGACTTCCGCCTGGGCGGTTTCGAACTCCCGGTGGACGAGCCGCCGGTGCTGGTGCGGGCCTTCAACGTCCTGCGCCAGTACGACGAGGGCGACGTCGCGGCCATCTGGGACACCCTGCGGTCCCGTCTGGCCCCGGGCGGGCTCGTGGTGGAGGGCACCTGCGACGAGCTGGGCAGAACCGCCTCCTGGGTGGCGCTCGACGGCGACGGCCCCCTCAGCCTTCATCTTTCGGTGCACTTCGGCTCACTGGAGCTGCCATCCCAAACGGCCGAACGGCTCCCGAAGGCGCTCATCCACCGGAACGTCCCGGGCGAACGCATCCACACCTTCCTGAATGCAGCCGATCAGGCATGGCTCGCGGCCGCCCCGTTGGCCAGTTTCGGGAAGAGGCAGCGCTGGATGAGGATGTGTGAGGCACTGCGGGAAGCGGGCTGGCCCCTTCTCGACGGGCCCCATCGGTTCCGGCTGGGTGAACTGTCCGTCGCGTGGGACGCAGTGGCACCCGGGGCGTGA